A region of Planctomycetia bacterium DNA encodes the following proteins:
- a CDS encoding metal-dependent hydrolase: MIDNAPFRTLSHKGLTVEGYSRAAVQSCWRIPELKLGFDLGAQPWGFMATATWFVTHTHLDHIAALPVYVARRRMMKMEPPVIYVPEDAIEPIERLLKAVSRLDRGRLPCTLLPARPGDEIELSREHVVTVSATCHTLPSVGFVVWERRRKLRHEYTGLPGDKIRDLRLSGVDVTQEVRTPLVAYLGDSAPEGLDRCPAMFEAQILITEMTFVAHGHRKEKIHKFGHTHLDDLIARADRFRNELVIAAHFSTRYTDDRIRRIIAKKMPDMLGGRLHVWL, translated from the coding sequence ATGATCGACAACGCTCCCTTTCGCACGCTCTCCCACAAGGGACTGACGGTCGAGGGCTACTCGCGGGCCGCCGTGCAGAGCTGCTGGCGGATTCCCGAACTCAAGCTCGGCTTCGATCTCGGCGCCCAGCCGTGGGGCTTCATGGCGACGGCCACGTGGTTCGTTACGCACACCCACCTCGACCATATCGCTGCGCTGCCGGTGTACGTGGCGCGGCGGCGGATGATGAAGATGGAGCCGCCCGTGATCTACGTGCCGGAGGATGCGATCGAGCCGATCGAGCGGCTCCTCAAGGCCGTGTCGCGGCTCGACCGGGGGCGGCTCCCGTGCACGCTCCTGCCGGCGCGTCCGGGGGACGAGATCGAACTCTCCCGCGAGCACGTCGTCACCGTCTCGGCCACCTGCCACACGCTGCCGAGCGTCGGCTTCGTGGTCTGGGAGCGGCGTCGCAAGCTCCGGCACGAATACACGGGGCTTCCAGGGGACAAGATCCGCGACCTGCGGCTTTCGGGCGTGGACGTCACGCAGGAGGTGCGGACGCCGCTGGTGGCCTATCTCGGCGACAGCGCGCCCGAGGGGCTCGACCGCTGCCCGGCGATGTTCGAAGCCCAGATCCTGATCACCGAGATGACGTTCGTCGCCCATGGTCACCGCAAGGAAAAAATCCACAAGTTCGGTCACACGCACCTCGACGACCTGATCGCCCGCGCTGACCGGTTCCGCAACGAGCTGGTGATCGCCGCGCACTTCTCGACCAGGTACACGGACGACCGCATCCGGCGGATCATCGCCAAGAAAATGCCCGACATGCTCGGGGGCCGGCTGCACGTATGGCTGTGA
- the ypuG gene encoding segregation/condensation protein A, with protein MEFKVELDVFSGPLDLLLYLVKKHEVDVAAVPLATVAAEFVAHIDVLEALALDEVGEFVELASVLLEIKARALVPRPEEIEEPLDLPREDLVRRLLEYKQYRDAASLLEDRARRQESRFPRHAVDEPTGADTAPPPALIGDVHVWDLVGAMSRVLARREKRKPRQIVHDDTPIERHIERVESLVSERGRVAFSDLFDDDMSRPRLVGIFLAVLELVRRGRLAARQDRLFDEIWLEPPRPGPPPDHGPPPDQEPA; from the coding sequence GTGGAATTCAAGGTCGAACTCGACGTCTTCTCCGGTCCGCTCGACCTGCTCCTGTACCTCGTGAAGAAGCACGAGGTGGACGTGGCAGCCGTGCCGCTGGCCACGGTCGCGGCGGAATTCGTGGCCCACATCGATGTCCTCGAGGCCCTGGCGCTCGACGAGGTCGGCGAATTCGTGGAACTCGCCAGCGTGCTGCTCGAGATCAAGGCCCGGGCGCTCGTGCCGCGGCCGGAGGAGATCGAGGAACCGCTCGACCTGCCCCGCGAGGACCTCGTCCGCCGACTGCTGGAATACAAGCAGTACCGCGATGCCGCGTCGCTGCTCGAGGATCGGGCCCGCCGGCAGGAATCCCGGTTCCCGCGGCACGCCGTCGATGAACCGACCGGCGCGGACACCGCGCCGCCGCCGGCGTTGATCGGCGACGTCCACGTCTGGGATCTCGTCGGCGCGATGTCGCGGGTCCTCGCCCGGCGTGAGAAGCGGAAGCCGCGGCAGATCGTCCACGACGACACGCCGATCGAGCGGCACATCGAGCGGGTGGAATCGCTCGTCAGCGAGCGGGGGAGGGTGGCGTTCTCGGACCTGTTCGACGACGATATGTCCCGGCCGCGGCTGGTCGGAATCTTCCTTGCCGTGCTGGAACTCGTCCGGCGCGGCCGGCTCGCCGCCCGCCAGGATCGGCTGTTCGACGAGATCTGGCTGGAGCCGCCTCGGCCCGGCCCGCCCCCGGACCACGGCCCGCCCCCGGACCAGGAACCCGCATGA
- a CDS encoding hydrolase, with the protein MFPAGPTATLDANHTAGRRRPQREPARSGSLATMDERDRPTLWAPWRIGYVQGGDDTPPPPDIPAHHWRGGADHGCFLCRAAAADAEHDRVLGVLERTADSVVVVNRFPYANGHLLIAPLDHRAGLADLADPQLLDLQRCLARWCGTLARSLQAQGFNVGLNLGRVAGAGVPGHLHWHVVPRWSGDVNFMPAIAGVRVLPQALDALWEQLREATPSPGTTP; encoded by the coding sequence GTGTTTCCCGCAGGCCCGACGGCGACGCTCGACGCCAATCATACGGCCGGCCGGCGCCGGCCGCAGCGCGAACCGGCCCGGTCGGGTAGTCTGGCGACCATGGACGAGCGGGACAGGCCGACACTCTGGGCGCCGTGGCGGATCGGCTACGTGCAGGGGGGCGACGACACGCCGCCGCCGCCGGATATCCCGGCGCACCACTGGCGGGGTGGCGCCGACCACGGCTGCTTCCTGTGCCGGGCGGCGGCCGCCGACGCGGAGCACGACCGCGTCCTCGGCGTGCTGGAGCGGACGGCCGACAGCGTCGTGGTCGTGAACCGGTTCCCGTATGCCAACGGCCACCTGCTGATCGCGCCGCTCGATCATCGGGCCGGCCTCGCCGACCTCGCCGACCCGCAGCTGCTCGACCTGCAACGCTGCCTCGCCCGCTGGTGCGGGACGCTGGCCCGCAGCCTGCAGGCCCAGGGCTTCAACGTCGGCCTGAACCTCGGCCGCGTGGCCGGCGCCGGCGTCCCCGGCCACCTCCACTGGCACGTGGTGCCGCGCTGGAGCGGCGACGTCAACTTCATGCCCGCGATCGCCGGCGTCCGCGTCCTGCCCCAGGCGCTCGACGCGCTCTGGGAGCAGCTCCGCGAGGCCACCCCGTCTCCGGGCACGACGCCATGA
- the dgt gene encoding deoxyguanosinetriphosphate triphosphohydrolase-like protein: MTPLDWREREGAILAPWAMHAADTAGRVHPEPPHPVRSPYQRDRDRIVHSAAFRRLAHKTQVFTGYHGDYHRSRLTHTLEVTSIARTLARALGLNEDLVETLALAHDIGHPPLGHAGEDTLAELLRDEGGFNHNGQALRIMELLECRYPDFPGLNLSREVLEAQASRLRDGSAPAPLLETQVVDAADSIAYDTHDADDAVELGLVRMEELLELPIVAAAAGRAADRYGPLQGAERRHAVLHELVDIQVVELVNRARETLAAEGIDSVAAVRRAFIGADGRPGRRLLAHDPGVAAGKRALERFLFERVYRSPRVLAVRVPAQHRLTTLFRWYCDHPLELPAGFRLRAESIGVPRSIGDYLAGMTDRFLEHDHERRLGHG; this comes from the coding sequence ATGACGCCGCTCGACTGGCGCGAACGGGAGGGGGCGATCCTCGCCCCGTGGGCGATGCACGCCGCCGACACGGCCGGCCGCGTCCATCCCGAGCCGCCGCATCCGGTCCGCAGCCCCTACCAGCGCGACCGCGACCGGATCGTCCACTCCGCCGCCTTCCGCCGGCTCGCCCACAAGACGCAGGTCTTCACGGGATACCATGGCGACTATCACCGCAGCCGGCTGACGCACACGCTGGAGGTGACGAGCATCGCGCGGACGCTGGCCCGTGCGCTCGGCCTCAACGAGGACCTCGTCGAGACGCTCGCCCTGGCGCACGACATCGGGCATCCACCGCTCGGTCATGCCGGCGAGGACACGCTGGCCGAATTGCTCCGCGACGAGGGGGGCTTCAATCACAATGGCCAAGCCCTGCGGATCATGGAGCTCTTGGAGTGCCGCTACCCGGACTTCCCGGGCCTGAACCTGTCCCGCGAGGTGCTCGAAGCCCAGGCCAGCCGGCTCCGCGACGGCTCGGCGCCGGCGCCGCTCCTGGAGACGCAGGTGGTCGATGCCGCCGACTCGATCGCCTACGACACCCACGACGCCGACGACGCCGTCGAGCTCGGACTCGTCCGCATGGAGGAGCTGCTGGAACTGCCGATCGTGGCCGCCGCAGCCGGCCGGGCCGCCGATCGCTACGGACCGCTGCAGGGCGCCGAGCGACGTCACGCCGTGCTCCACGAGCTCGTCGACATCCAGGTGGTGGAACTGGTGAACCGCGCCCGTGAGACGCTGGCCGCGGAAGGCATCGACTCGGTGGCGGCCGTGCGCCGCGCGTTCATCGGCGCCGACGGGCGGCCCGGCCGGCGGCTGCTCGCCCACGATCCCGGGGTGGCCGCCGGCAAGCGGGCGCTGGAACGCTTCCTCTTCGAACGCGTCTACCGCAGCCCGCGGGTCCTCGCGGTCCGGGTGCCGGCCCAGCACCGTCTCACCACCCTGTTCCGCTGGTACTGCGACCATCCGCTGGAACTCCCCGCCGGGTTCCGTCTCCGGGCGGAGTCGATCGGCGTGCCGCGCAGCATCGGCGACTACCTCGCCGGCATGACAGACCGCTTCCTGGAGCACGACCACGAGCGCCGGCTGGGGCACGGCTGA